In the genome of Podarcis raffonei isolate rPodRaf1 chromosome 17, rPodRaf1.pri, whole genome shotgun sequence, one region contains:
- the LRRC23 gene encoding leucine-rich repeat-containing protein 23, with the protein MSDEEPDDEDEVEDQKDDAEEKGGDEGEGEEEKEAPEEEEEEHQVSNPLTEDHMKEGLSMLCKTGNGLAHAFVKLEAKEKELTDINLIQGFIHLRYVDLSENLLKDLSPLSGLTHLLWLKVDGNRLTSASLDELIYLQHASFASNHIKDSNGIGHPRLVSLNLKSNEIEAITGLDPEKLSNLQTIELRGNGLKSTAGFCLPKLKTLYLAQNAITVIEGLEDLGQLTTLHLRDNQIETLDGFSASLKSLQYLNLRGNAIVQLQEVSKLLVLPMLRALVLLDNPCAEEGDYRVEVLVMLPRLERLDKDFFEEDERTDAEELRQRRREEELELEREKEREKELELEETDDLAQEEDVPE; encoded by the exons ATGTCAGATGAGGAGCCGGATGATGAAGATGAGGTCGAAGATCAGAAGGATGATGCTGAAGAGAAAGGTGGAGacgagggggaaggggaggaggagaaggaagcgccagaggaggaggaggaagag caccaagTCTCAAACCCTCTTACCGAGGATCACATGAAGGAAGGCCTTTCGATGTTATGTAAAACTGGCAATGGTCTGGCTCATGCCTTTGTGAAATTAGAGGCCAAAGAAAA GGAACTGACAGACATCAACCTCATCCAAGGCTTCATCCACTTACGTTATGTAGACCTGTCCGAAAACCTGCTCAAAGACCTGTCCCCACTGTCAGGACTCACGCATCTGCTGTGGCTGAAGGTGGATGGCAATCGGCTAACTAGCGCCAGCCTGGATGAGCTGATCTACCTGCAGCATGCCAGCTTTGCCAGCAATCACATCAAAGACAGCAATGGCATTGGGCACCCACGGCTGGTCAGTCTCAACCTGAAAA GTAATGAGATCGAGGCAATAACAGGACtggacccggaaaagctgtcaaATCTGCAGACAATCGAATTGCGGGGAAACGGCTTAAAGTCTACAGCTGGATTCTGCCTGCCCAAGCTCAAAACTCTGTACCTG GCCCAGAATGCCATTACCGTAATAGAGGGCCTGGAGGACCTGGGGCAGCTCACAACTCTGCATCTGCGCGACAATCAGATTGAAACCCTGGATGGCTTCTCAGCAAGCTTGAAGTCTCTCCAGTATCTCAACCTACG GGGGAATGCGATTGTGCAGCTCCAGGAAGTGTCGAAGCTGCTGGTGCTGCCCATGCTACGAGCCCTGGTCTTGCTAGACAACCCTTGTGCAGAGGAGGGGGACTACCGGGTGGAAGTGCTGGTGATGCTTCCACGCCTTGAGCGCCTCGATAAGGATTTCTTTGAAGAGGACGAACGGACGGATGCTGAGGAGCTGCGACAGAGGCGCCGGGAAGAAGAGCTGGAactagagagagagaaggagagagagaaggagctggAGCTGGAA GAAACGGATGACCTCGCTCAGGAGGAGGATGTGCCAGAATGA